From a region of the Panicum virgatum strain AP13 chromosome 2K, P.virgatum_v5, whole genome shotgun sequence genome:
- the LOC120694619 gene encoding probable transcription factor At3g04930 translates to MPPTGDDPSAAAGISFPDVGGGDSEDADFAGAHLLDPTDPSLPNPTASSATGLPHAVPAGGSGGGPVTSGNGGERRPLFQRLWTEEDEIVILRGFAEFTAARGTAFASHQYDTDPFYEDMHRRLQLDFSKSQLVEKLRRLKRKYRNCVSRLRESGATFSFRSPHEQAIFEIARNIWRPTNKHGRDPSADSDDEDAAVNTSPNGEVKSPSSGRQRRRRRATDFAAPAGNAPATSMVQPPQPVQLQPVSVPVKMEDSLPALPQNPMPVTVTMDGSEPLRLPVMSPQSGVSDAEKSCLTPLLKEMMRAVINVGTNPFGAKLSEPPLGLPMEGEKWRKQRILELEVYLKRIELLQDQAKATLEELKSSTPGT, encoded by the coding sequence ATGCCTCCCACCGGCGACGACCCGTCGGCTGCCGCCGGCATCTCATTCCCcgacgtgggcggcggcgattcTGAAGACGCCGACTTCGCCGGCGCTCACCTCCTCGACCCCACCGACCCAAGCCTCCCCAAccccaccgcctcctccgccaccggccTGCCCCACGCGGTCCCggccggcgggagcggcggcggcccggtcacctccggcaacggcggggagcggcggcccCTGTTCCAGCGCCTCTGGACCGAGGAGGACGAGATCGTGATCCTCCGCGGCTTCGCCGAGTTCaccgccgcgcgcggcacggcgTTCGCGTCGCACCAGTACGACACCGACCCTTTCTACGAGGACATGCACCGCCGCCTGCAGCTCGACTTCTCCAAGAGCCAGCTCGTCgagaagctccgccgcctcaAGCGCAAGTACCGCAATTGCGTCTCCCGCCTCCGCGAGTCCGGCGCCACCTTCTCCTTCCGCTCCCCGCACGAGCAGGCCATCTTTGAGATCGCGCGCAACATCTGGCGCCCCACAAATAAACACGGCCGAGATCCCTCGGCTGACTCTGACGATGAAGACGCCGCGGTGAACACAAGCCCCAACGGGGAAGTCAAGTCCCCGTCCTCGGGCCGACAGCGACGCCGCAGGCGCGCGACGGATTTCGCTGCACCCGCTGGCAACGCCCCTGCCACCAGCATGGTGCAGCCCCCTCAGCCAGTGCAATTGCAGCCTGTGTCAGTGCCTGTCAAGATGGAAGACTCCCTCCCAGCACTACCGCAGAATCCAATGCCAGTGACGGTGACCATGGATGGCTCAGAGCCTCTCAGGTTGCCAGTCATGTCACCTCAATCAGGTGTTTCGGATGCGGAGAAGAGTTGCCTGACTCCTCTACTTAAGGAGATGATGCGTGCAGTGATAAATGTCGGAACTAATCCCTTCGGTGCAAAACTATCGGAGCCGCCACTTGGTTTACCTATGGAAGGGGAGAAATGGAGGAAGCAGCGGATTTTGGAGCTAGAGGTGTACTTGAAGAGGATTGAGCTGCTGCAGGATCAGGCGAAGGCAACGCTTGAGGAGCTCAAGTCCTCAACCCCCGGGACTTGA
- the LOC120694617 gene encoding hydrophobic protein LTI6A, which produces MSDGTATCIDIILAIILPPLGVFFKFGCGVEFWICLVLTFFGYLPGIIYAVWAITK; this is translated from the exons ATGTCGGACGGCACGGCGACCTGCATCGACATCATCCTCGCCATCATCCTGCCGCCGCTCGGGGTCTTCTTCAAGTTCGGCTGCGGG GTTGAGTTCTGGATCTGCCTCGTCCTCACCTTCTTCGGCTACCTCCCCGGCATCATCTACGCCGTCTGGGCCATCACCAAGTAG